A window of Motilibacter peucedani genomic DNA:
CCACCGGCGGGCCGAGATGGAGGCCCGCCTGGCCGTCCGCACGGCCGAGGAGCGTGCGCGCGGGCTGGCCGGGCGCGCCGACTCCCTCGAGCGCGGCGCCCGGCAGGAGCGCGCCAGCCGCGAGCGGGCGGCGCAGCGCCGCGCGCAGCAGCAGCGCGACGTGGCGGTGGCCGCAGCCGTACGCCGTGGTGCTGAGACCGCGCTGGCCCGCCTCGAGCTCTCGCTCGCCGCGGCGGCCGAGGAGCGCACGGCCGCCGACGCCGCCCGGGCCGCCGTCACCGAGCGCCTCGCCGCCGCCCGCTCGCAGACCCGCGGGCTGGCCGCCGAGCTCGACCGGCTGGTCGACTCGGTCCACCGCGACGAGCTGGCCCGCGCGGAGCAGCGGATGCGGGTGGAGGCGCTGCGTCAGCGCAGCGTCGACGAGCTCGGCACCGACCCCGACGTGCTGGTCGAGGAGTACGGCCCCCACCAGCTGGTGCCGCCCTCGCTACCGGTCCCGGGCGACCCGGAGCCCGAGACCGAGCCGGTGCCGAAGCCGTACGTCCGCGCCGAGCAGGAGAAGCGCCTGCGCACCGCCGAGCGGGCCCTGGCCCAGCTCGGCAAGGTCAACCCGCTGGCGCTCGAGGAGTTCGCGGCCCTGGAGGAGCGGCACAAGTTCCTCGTGACCCAGCTCGAGGACCTGCGGGCGAGCCGGCGCGACCTGCTCGACATCGTCAAGGAGGTCGACGAGCGCGTGCAGACGGTGTTCGCCGAGGCCTACGCCGACACCGCGCGCGAGTTCGAGGGCGTCTTCTCCCGGCTCTTCCCGGGCGGCGAGGGCCGGCTGCTGCTCACCGACCCCGACGACATGCTGACGACCGGCATCGAGGTCGAGGCGCGTCCGCCCGGCAAGAAGGTCAAGCGGCTCTCGCTGCTCTCGGGCGGCGAGCGCTCGCTCACCGCCGTCGCCCTGCTGGTGGCGATCTTCAAGGCCCGGCCGAGCCCGTTCTACGTGATGGACGAGGTCGAGGCCGCGCTCGACGACACCAACCTCGGGCGGCTGCTCACGATCCTCGAGGAGCTGCGCGGGTCGAGCCAGCTGATCATCATCACCCACCAGAAGCGCACGATGGAGATCGCCGACGCGCTCTACGGCGTCACCATGCGCGGCGACGGCGTCACGACCGTCATCAGCCAGCGGCTGCGCGACGAGCCGTCGGGAGCACCGGAACAGCCGGCGGCCGCCGTCAGTTAGGCCCGGTATGACCTTCTTCGTCCTGGTCCTGCTCGTCGCCGTCCTCGCTGCCGCGTTCGTGCTCGCCGTCGTCGCCTACCCGCACCGCGGCCGCCGCGTACCCGGACCCCAGCCGGTCAGCGCCGCGCTCGACCGCGTCGGCGGGCGGGTCAGCGAGCTGCTCGAGGAGGCGTCGGCCACGCGCTGACGCCCCGCCGCCCCGCGGCACTCGCCCGGCTCGTGCCGCGGATGAGAGGCTGACGACGTGCTCACCGTCATCCTCGTCGCTGTCGCCGTCCTCGTGGTCGCCGTGGTCCTCGGGGCCACCCTCGTCGTCCCCCGCCGTCGGCGCACGCTGCCGCCGGCGCCGCCGCAGCGCCCAGGCCTCGACTACGCGCCGGGCGTCGGCGACGACGTCACCGTCCCGCGCGACACGCCGACCCGCACCCTCGAGGACCACGACCTCCCGCCCGTCGAGGGCCCGGCCGAGGCGCCCACCGCGCTGCTGGAGCGGCCCGAGCCGGTCGCCGGCCGGCTCACCCGGCTGCGCGAGCGGCTCTCGCGCTCGCAGAGCACGCTGGGGCGCGGCCTGCTGGCCCTGCTCTCCCGCGACACCCTCGACGAGGAGACGTGGGAGGAGGTCGAGGACACCCTCATCCGCGCCGACGTCGGCGTCACGCCCACGCAGGAGCTGGTCGAGCGGCTGCGCACCCGGGTGCGCGTGCTGGGCACCCGCGACCCGGAGCAGGTCAAGGCGCTGCTGCGCGAGGAGCTCGTGGCCGCGCTGGCTCCTGAGCTCGACCGCAGCCTGCACACCTCGCGCCACCCCGAGGGCCGCCCGGCCGTCGTGCTCGTCGTCGGCGTCAACGGCACGGGCAAGACCACGACGGTCGGCAAGCTCGCCCGCGTGCTGGTCAGCGAGGACCGCGACGTCGTGCTCGGCGCGGCCGACACCTTCCGCGCCGCCGCCGCCGACCAGCTCACGACGTGGGGCGACCGCGTCGGCGTGCCCACCGTGCGCGGGCCCGAGGGCGGCGACCCCGCCTCGGTGGCCTTCGACGCGCTGAAGGCCGGCACGGAGGCCGAGGCCGACGTCGTGCTGGTCGACACGGCCGGCCGCCTGCAGAACAAGGTCGGACTGATGGACGAGCTCGGCAAGGTCAAGCGCGTCCTCGAGCGCGGCGGCCCGGTCGACGAGGTGCTGCTCGTGCTCGACGCGACGACCGGCCAGAACGGCCTCATCCAGGCCCGCGTCTTCTCCGAGGCGGTCGACGTCACCGGCATCGTGCTGACCAAGCTCGACGGAACCGCCAAGGGCGGCATCGTCGTGGCCGTCCAGCGCGAGCTCGGCGTGCCGGTCAAGCTGGTCGGGCTGGGCGAGGGCGCCGACGACCTCGCGCCCTTCGAGCCGGGCGCCTTCGTCGACGCGCTGCTCGGCTGAGGGCGGCTCCACGCTGCGCGCACGCTGCCGGCCGGGACTGTTGACCTCGCCGTAACGTACGCGGCGCCGCTGTTACGTGCGCGCAACGTGGCGTCGCAGGACACGAAACCTGGCGGTCGCACTCTCTGGGGCACAACCGGTCCCCATGGAGGGTACGAATGCCCGAACTGAACTCTGGAGACACTGCCTGGCTGCTCGCCAGCAGTGCCCTCGTCCTGCTGATGACGCCCGGCCTGGCCTTCTTCTACGGCGGCATGGTCCGGAGCAAGAGCGTCCTCAACATGATCATGATGAACTTCGCCTGCCTCGGCGTCGTCACGATCCTGTGGGTGCTCTACGGCTACTCGCTGGCGTTCACCGGAACCAACCCGCTGATCGGCGGCCTGGACGCCATCGGGCTGAAGGGCACCATCGACGCCCAGAGCGGGACGCTGCCCACGCTGGTGTTCTCGGCCTTCCAGATGATGTTCGCCATCATCACCCCGGCGCTGATCAGCGGCTCGATCGCCGACCGCGTGAAGTTCGGCGCGTGGATCCTGTTCGTGGTCCTCTGGACCTCGATCGTCTACTTCCCGGTCGCGCACTGGGTGTTCTACTTCAACGGCGGTGACGGCGGCTGGATCGCCGACCACCTCAAGGCGATGGACTTCGCCGGTGGCACCGCGGTCCACATCAACGCCGGTGCCGCGGGTCTGGCCCTCGCGTTCGTGCTGCGCAAGCGCATCGGCTTCAAGCGCGACCAGATGCGCCCGCACAACCTGCCGATGGTGCTGCTCGGCGCTGGTCTGCTGTGGTTCGGGTGGTTCGGCTTCAACGCCGGGTCGGCCGTCTCCGCCGGCCAGGGCGCGGCACTCGCCTTCATGAACACCCAGGTCGCCACCGCAGTCGCGGCCATGGCGTGGATCGCGGTGGAGAAGGTGCGCGACGGGCACTCCACCACCCTCGGCGTCGCCTCGGGCGCCGTCGCCGGCCTGGTGGCCATCACCCCGGCGTGCGGCTCGATCAACCCGATGGGCTCGATCATCCTGGGCGCGATCGCGGGCGCCGTCTGCTGCTACGCGGTGGGCCTGAAGTACCGCTTCAACTTCGACGACTCGCTCGACGTCGTGGGCGTCCACCTCGTCGGTGGCCTCGTCGGCACCCTGCTCATCGGCATCCTCGCCACCGGCACCGCCATCAAGGCGACCGCGTCGGCCGGCGACCCCGGCCTGTGGGACGGCGGCGACCTGACCCAGCTCGGCCGCCAGGCGGTCGCCGCCTTCGCCGTGCTCGCCTACTCGTTCGTCATCGCCTACGTCCTCGGTCTCGCCATCGACAAGACGATCGGCTTCACGGTGAGCGAGGAGGAGGAGGTGAACGGCGTCGACTTCGGCCAGCACGCCGAGACCGCGTACGAGTTCGGCAGCGGCACTTCCAGCGCCCTGGGCACTCGCCCTGCCGCCTTCGTCAACGCACAGGAGAGGATCGAGGCATGAAGCTCGTCGTGGCAGTGCTCAAGCCGTTCAAGCTCGACGACGTCAAGACCGCCCTCGAGGCGTTCGGCGTCCACGGCCTGACGGTCTCCGAGGCCAACGGCTACGGCCGGCAGAAGGGCCACACCGAGGTCTACCGCGGTGCCGAGTACACCGTCGACCTCGTGCCGAAGGTGCGGGTCGAGGTCCTCGTCGAGGACGCCGACGCCGACGACGTGGTCGAGGTGATCACGAAGAGCGCCCAGACCGGGCGCATCGGTGACGGCAAGGTGTGGGTCGTGCCCGTCGAGACCGTCGTGCGCGTGCGCACCGGCGAGCGCGGACCCGAGGCCCTCTAGCCGATGATCGAGGTCGAGTGAGCGTCTCCGAGCAGGGCCCGCCGCCCACCGCCCGCACCCCTGCGGAGCACCTGGCGGCGCGGCGGGCCCTGGTCGCGAGGCCCGGCCCGCCGAGCCCGGCCCGGCGGCGCGAGCTCTCCGACCTGACCGACGCGTGGATCCGCGAGCTGTGGCACGACGCGGCTCCCGCGCCGGAAGGGATCGCCCTGGTCGCCGTCGGCGGCTACGGGCGGGCCGCGCTCTCGCCGCAGAGCGACCTCGACCTGCTGCTGCTCCACGACGGGCACCGCAGCGACGACGAGGTCGCCCGGGTGGCCGAGGCGCTGTGGTACCCCGTCTGGGACTCCGGCACCCGGCTCGACCACTCGGTCCGCACGCCGGGAGAGGCCCGCAAGGTGGCTGCCGGCGACCTGTCGGTGCTGCTCGGCCTGCTCGACCTGCGGGTCGTCTGCGGGTCGGGCGCGCTGGGGCAGCGGCTGCGCACGGCGGTCTTCGACGACTGGCGCACCAGTGCGCGGTCCCGGCTCGAGGAGCTGCTCGAGACCTGCCGCGAGCGGTGGCGCCGGGCGGGGGAGGTCGCCTTCCTGCTCGAGCCCGAGCTCAAGGAGGGCAAGGGCGGGCTGCGCGACGCCGTCGCCCTGCGCGCGGTCGCCGCCTCGTGGGTGGCCGACCGGCCGCACGGCGACCTCGACGGAGCCGTCGAGCGCCTGCTCGACGTGCGCGACGCGCTGCACCAGAGCTCGGGCCGCGCGCTCGACCGCGTGCTCCTGCAGGAGCAGGACGCCGTGGCCACCGTCCTCGGGCTGGCCGACGCCGACTCGGTGCTCCGGGTCGTGGCCGACTCGGCCCGCACCATCGCCTACGCCGGCGACACCACCTGGCGCCGCGTCGAGCAGCTGCTCGGCTCGAGGCGGCGCGCTCCGCTGCTGCTGTCCCGCCGGCCGCCACGGCCCCGCGTGCTCGCTCCCGGGCTCGCCGAACACGAGGGGGAGGTCGTGCTGGGACGCGACGGTCTGGTCGACTCGGACCCCGTGCTGCCCCTGCGCGCCGCCGCCGTCGCGGCGCAGGCCGGGCTGCCGCTCTCGCCCGGCACCGCCGAGCGCCTGGCCGCCACCAGCCCGCCGCTGCCGGAGCCGTGGCCGCGCGAGGCCCGCGACGCGCTGGTCGCGCTGCTCGGCGCCGGAGCCGGCGCGGTGCGGGTGTGGGAGGCGCTCGACCAGGCCGGCATCGTCGACCGGTTCCTGCCCGAGTGGGCGCTCGTGCGCAACCGGCCGCAGCGCACGCCGGTGCACCGCTGGACCGTCGACCGGCACAGCGTCGAGACCTGCGTGCAGGCCGCCGCGCTCGTGCGCCGCGTCGCCCGGCCCGACCTGCTGCTCGTCGCGGCGCTGCTGCACGACATCGGCAAGGGCCGCCGCCGCGGCGACCACTCGCGCGAGGGGGCGG
This region includes:
- the ftsY gene encoding signal recognition particle-docking protein FtsY — encoded protein: MLTVILVAVAVLVVAVVLGATLVVPRRRRTLPPAPPQRPGLDYAPGVGDDVTVPRDTPTRTLEDHDLPPVEGPAEAPTALLERPEPVAGRLTRLRERLSRSQSTLGRGLLALLSRDTLDEETWEEVEDTLIRADVGVTPTQELVERLRTRVRVLGTRDPEQVKALLREELVAALAPELDRSLHTSRHPEGRPAVVLVVGVNGTGKTTTVGKLARVLVSEDRDVVLGAADTFRAAAADQLTTWGDRVGVPTVRGPEGGDPASVAFDALKAGTEAEADVVLVDTAGRLQNKVGLMDELGKVKRVLERGGPVDEVLLVLDATTGQNGLIQARVFSEAVDVTGIVLTKLDGTAKGGIVVAVQRELGVPVKLVGLGEGADDLAPFEPGAFVDALLG
- a CDS encoding ammonium transporter, whose product is MPELNSGDTAWLLASSALVLLMTPGLAFFYGGMVRSKSVLNMIMMNFACLGVVTILWVLYGYSLAFTGTNPLIGGLDAIGLKGTIDAQSGTLPTLVFSAFQMMFAIITPALISGSIADRVKFGAWILFVVLWTSIVYFPVAHWVFYFNGGDGGWIADHLKAMDFAGGTAVHINAGAAGLALAFVLRKRIGFKRDQMRPHNLPMVLLGAGLLWFGWFGFNAGSAVSAGQGAALAFMNTQVATAVAAMAWIAVEKVRDGHSTTLGVASGAVAGLVAITPACGSINPMGSIILGAIAGAVCCYAVGLKYRFNFDDSLDVVGVHLVGGLVGTLLIGILATGTAIKATASAGDPGLWDGGDLTQLGRQAVAAFAVLAYSFVIAYVLGLAIDKTIGFTVSEEEEVNGVDFGQHAETAYEFGSGTSSALGTRPAAFVNAQERIEA
- a CDS encoding P-II family nitrogen regulator produces the protein MKLVVAVLKPFKLDDVKTALEAFGVHGLTVSEANGYGRQKGHTEVYRGAEYTVDLVPKVRVEVLVEDADADDVVEVITKSAQTGRIGDGKVWVVPVETVVRVRTGERGPEAL
- a CDS encoding [protein-PII] uridylyltransferase, whose product is MSVSEQGPPPTARTPAEHLAARRALVARPGPPSPARRRELSDLTDAWIRELWHDAAPAPEGIALVAVGGYGRAALSPQSDLDLLLLHDGHRSDDEVARVAEALWYPVWDSGTRLDHSVRTPGEARKVAAGDLSVLLGLLDLRVVCGSGALGQRLRTAVFDDWRTSARSRLEELLETCRERWRRAGEVAFLLEPELKEGKGGLRDAVALRAVAASWVADRPHGDLDGAVERLLDVRDALHQSSGRALDRVLLQEQDAVATVLGLADADSVLRVVADSARTIAYAGDTTWRRVEQLLGSRRRAPLLLSRRPPRPRVLAPGLAEHEGEVVLGRDGLVDSDPVLPLRAAAVAAQAGLPLSPGTAERLAATSPPLPEPWPREARDALVALLGAGAGAVRVWEALDQAGIVDRFLPEWALVRNRPQRTPVHRWTVDRHSVETCVQAAALVRRVARPDLLLVAALLHDIGKGRRRGDHSREGAAMAAPIVARMGFSEPDQQVVVALVLHHLLLADTATRRDIDDPATAAKVADTLGSVEVLDLLSALTEADALAAGSAAWTDWRAGLVAELTRRTRAHLRGEPPPPVTPLTSEQRALADAGDLAVTVRPEGGGWSVTVVAPDRRGLMGVVAGVLALHRLSVRSATLRTEGGIAVDTWSVVPEFGDPPALEALRDDIDRALDRRLDVAAVLERREASRAPAQAPRTPAQIDVVHDASETATVLEVRAADRLGLLHRLGRALSFAGLDVLAARVATLGAEAVDVFYVVEDTGEPLTAERAREVARILKDVAS